Proteins co-encoded in one Quercus robur chromosome 8, dhQueRobu3.1, whole genome shotgun sequence genomic window:
- the LOC126696672 gene encoding uncharacterized protein LOC126696672 — MVEHPVEHVNHFNQRMAVHFKNETLMCKVFPSNLGPMAIRWFDGVGVGFIDSFKEFTWAFESRFITCSRVPWPLDSLLFVTMREGETLKLYSDRYWEMFNEIDGDFDDVAIRTFKVGLPAEHDLRKLLTKKPVRSVRRLMDHIDEYKRVEED; from the coding sequence atggtcgaacACCCTGTAGAGCATGTGAACCACTTCAACCAGAGAATGGCTGTGCACTTTAAGAATGagaccttgatgtgcaaggtattcCCATCCAATTTGGGGCCTATGGCAATAAGGTGGTTTGATGGTGTGGGAGTTGGTTTTATTGATTCCTTTAAGGAATTCACTTGGGCATTTGAATCTCGCTTTATTACATGCAGTAGAGTTCCTTGGCCCTTAGATTCCTTGTTGTTTGTGACCATGCGAGAAGGGGAGACCCTGAAATTGTATTCAGAcagatactgggagatgttcaatgagatagaTGGGGACTTTGATGACGTGGCCATAAGGACTTTTAAGGTCGGCCTACCTGCCGAGCATGATTTAAGAAAGTTGTTAACTAAGAAGCCCGTAAGGAGTGTGCGTCGGCTCATGGACCATATTGACGAGTATAAGCGAGTCGAGGAGGACTAA